CGCCGCCGCATGCCGAGTTCGACTACCAGCTCGGCGGCGCGTACGCCCCACCCGCCGGCGTCCAGGTAGTCACCCGGGACCGGGCCGCCGCGCCGGCCGCCGGTCTCTACAACATCTGCTACGTGAACGCCTTCCAGGTGCAGCCCGGCGAGGAAGGACAGTGGGCCGCCGACCTGCTGCTCCGCGATGCCAAGGGCAACGTTGTGATCGACGAGGACTGGGACGAGGCGCTGCTCGACCTGCGCACCGCCGACAAGCGGAACCGGATCGCCGCCAAGGTCAACGGCTGGATCGACGGCTGTGCGGCCAAGGGCTATCAGGCAATCGAGCCGGACAACTACGACAGCTACACCCGTTCGAAGCAGTTGCTGACGGCATCACAGGCCAAGGAGTTCGCGGCCTTGCTGGCCGCGCACGCGCACTCGAAGGGCCTTGCCATCGGGCAGAAGAACGCGTCCGACCTGGCCGGTGACCGGAAGACCGTCGGCCTGGACTTCGCCGTCGCCGAAGAGTGCGGCCAGTACGGCGAATGCGGTGACTATGTCGGCGCCTTCGGCAACAACGTGATCGTGATCGAGTACACCGATCAGGGCCGGAAGACCGCCTGCACGCGGTACGGCGGCACGCTGTCGATCGTGCAGCGCGACCTGAACGTGTCGCCGGCGGGTGATGCCGAGTACGTCCGCAAGACCTGCTGAACGCCGGCGGCACTCGTACGGGACAGCATGCACCGAACGCATGCCTGCCCTGACGATTCGGAACTTGTCCCTTGCATCGCGCGGACCGAAGGTTGAACGCGACGAAGGGATATCAGGTGAAGGAACGTCTACTGGAGCTGTTCTTCGAACGAGCTCGGGTCGTGTCGGTGCAGCATGCCGCCAAGCGGTTCCGCAAGATCCGCTTGACCGGTCCGGCAATCAAGGACTACGAGTACCAGCCGGGCCAGCAGGTCCGACTGCAGGTCAACGATGTCTTCGCTCCGTCGAGCTGGCGCGCCGGACTGCTGCGGACGTACTCGGTGTGGACGCATGACGAAACCACTTTGGAGCTCTGCGTTCTGGAGCACGGGGTCAGCGGTCCGGGCGCGGAATGGGCCCGCCAGGTGCAACCGGGAGATGAAGTATGGCTGACCAAGCCCGAGGGCCGGTTCACGCTGCGGCCGGACGCCACCTACCACCTGTTCATCGGCGAGGAGACCGCATCGGTGGCGTTCGGCTCCATGCTGCGGGCACTCCCGGCCGGAGCACTGTACGACGCGGTGGTAGAGGTCGACAGTCCCGCTGATCAGCTGCCCCTCGACACGCAGGCCAACGGCCGCCTCACCTGGCTGCACCGTCAGGGCGCGCCTGCAGCCGGGTCGGAATCCTTGCTCACGGCGCTGCGCGAGCTGGAGTTGCCGGCCGGAACCTCCCGAGTGGCCTACGTCGCCGGAGAAGCGCGCACGGTTCAGGCGGTCCGCGCCCAACTGGTGCAAGACCGCGGCTGGCAACGGCGCTCGGTACTGACCAAACCGTTCTGGACGCCCGGAAAACGCGGTCTGGAGTGATGAGCTAAGGACTGAGCAAGTCGTCCACAATCGTCACCACCGCCGCGCGCAACCACCCGTGTACTGGGACGTCGTCATTCCGCCGATGCCACGCCATCGCGAACTCGACTGTTGGCAGCTCCAACGGAATCGGCCGGTACACCACGGGCAGCACCTCGGCGTAGTGCGCCGCGACCCGGCTCGGCAAGATCGCCAGCGCACCGCCGTTCAGAACAGTCAGCGCGGCGGCCCAGGACGTCGAGGTGGTCGCGCGCACCGTACGCGCCAGACCCTGCTCCTGCAAAGCCCGGTCGAGTACGTCCTGCAGCCGCCCGCGCCGCGAAACGGTGAGCTGCTCGGCGGCGGCGAACGCCTCCAAAGTCATCGGCCCGGCAGCCAGCGGATGGTCGCGGTGCAGCAAGGCCACCATCCGCTCGACCCCGAGCCGCTTGCTACGGATATCGGCCGGCAAGGCGCCGTAGTGACCAAGGTCGAGATCGATGTCGTCATGCCGCAGCACGGTCGGGTCATCGTCTCCTTCGGGCAGTAACCGCAACTGCACTCTCGGCGCCTCGACTCGCAGCCGACGCTCCAGCGGCGGCAGGAACAGCATATGCACATCCGGGCTGCTCCGCAGCGTCAGCACCGCCTCGATCGACGCCAGGTCCTTGGGCGGCACCGGCCGCAGCGCGCTGAGCGCGTCCGCCAGCGCCCGCTCGACAGCCGGCTGCAACTGCCGTGCACGTTCGGTCAGCACCAGGCCGCGCCCCGCAGGTGCCAGCAGCTCGTCACCGGTCACTCGGCGAAGGCGCGTCAGCGTACGGCTCATCGCCGACGCCGAGATGTTCATCCGCTCCGCAGCGCGGGCGACGCTGCCCTCGCGCAGCAACGCGTCCAGGGCCGGCAACAGATTCAGATCCGGTAGCTGCATACGAGGCGACCCTCCGCGGGGAACACAGAAGGGCCGGTCCGGGTGGACCAGCCCTTCCAGGTGCTCAGAACTTGTACGCGTCCGACTGCGGGTCGCCGTGGCAGCGCTTGTACTTCTTGCCCGAACCGCACGGGCAGGCCGCGTTGCGGGGCGTACCCGCGTACTCCAGCTTGCCGTCCTCGACGGCGTCCTGGTGCACCGAGACCTCGTCGTCGCCGTCGATCGTCGGCGCCGAGTAGGTCAGCCGCTGCTGCGGACGGCTGCCGTCGGACAGGCCCTTGGCCCGCAGCCGCGGCGTGTCCCGCGGGCGCGGGGCGTCCTGCGGCCGCTCCTCGCCGTCGTCGTCCGCGGTCCGGCCGGCGAACTCCGCGACCGGCGCGCCGGGCTTGAGGATGTCCTCGATCCGGCGCCCCTCCAGGCCCTCACCGTTCGGGTCCAGGTCGGCCAGCTGTGCCTCGTCGCTGAGCGCCATCTCGGCCCGCATCGCCTCGATGTCGACCTCGACGTTGAAGATGAAGCCGACCGACTCCTCCTTGATCGACTCCATCATCGAGGCGAACATGTCGTAGCCCTCGCGCTGGTACTCGACCAGCGGGTCGCGCTGCGCCATCGCGCGCAGGCCGATGCCCTCGCGCAGGTAGTCCATCTCGTACAGGTGCTCGCGCCACTTCCGGTCCAGCACGCTCAGTACGACACGGCGCTCCAGCTCGCGCATCGCCTCCTCGCCGAGCAGCTCCTCGCGCCGCTCGTACGCCGCGTTCGCGTCCTCCAGGAACCGCTCGATCAGGAAGTCCTGGGTCAGGCCGGACTTCTCGCCGCCGGCCTCCTCGATCAGCTCTTCCTCGGTCAGCTCGGTCTGGTACAGCGTCTTCATCGCGGTGAACAGCGCGTCCAGGTCCCAGTCCTCGGCGAAGCCGTCGGCGGTCGCGCCCTGCACGTACCCGGTAACGGTCTCCTCGAGCATGTCGT
The genomic region above belongs to Kribbella solani and contains:
- a CDS encoding LysR family transcriptional regulator, producing MQLPDLNLLPALDALLREGSVARAAERMNISASAMSRTLTRLRRVTGDELLAPAGRGLVLTERARQLQPAVERALADALSALRPVPPKDLASIEAVLTLRSSPDVHMLFLPPLERRLRVEAPRVQLRLLPEGDDDPTVLRHDDIDLDLGHYGALPADIRSKRLGVERMVALLHRDHPLAAGPMTLEAFAAAEQLTVSRRGRLQDVLDRALQEQGLARTVRATTSTSWAAALTVLNGGALAILPSRVAAHYAEVLPVVYRPIPLELPTVEFAMAWHRRNDDVPVHGWLRAAVVTIVDDLLSP
- a CDS encoding endo alpha-1,4 polygalactosaminidase, which gives rise to MEQIVSRRTRRLLAAVTAAVLVVAGASYLLTRDHERDLPADHADAVAILLPPPHAEFDYQLGGAYAPPAGVQVVTRDRAAAPAAGLYNICYVNAFQVQPGEEGQWAADLLLRDAKGNVVIDEDWDEALLDLRTADKRNRIAAKVNGWIDGCAAKGYQAIEPDNYDSYTRSKQLLTASQAKEFAALLAAHAHSKGLAIGQKNASDLAGDRKTVGLDFAVAEECGQYGECGDYVGAFGNNVIVIEYTDQGRKTACTRYGGTLSIVQRDLNVSPAGDAEYVRKTC
- a CDS encoding SIP domain-containing protein, translated to MKERLLELFFERARVVSVQHAAKRFRKIRLTGPAIKDYEYQPGQQVRLQVNDVFAPSSWRAGLLRTYSVWTHDETTLELCVLEHGVSGPGAEWARQVQPGDEVWLTKPEGRFTLRPDATYHLFIGEETASVAFGSMLRALPAGALYDAVVEVDSPADQLPLDTQANGRLTWLHRQGAPAAGSESLLTALRELELPAGTSRVAYVAGEARTVQAVRAQLVQDRGWQRRSVLTKPFWTPGKRGLE